The genome window ACTTCTTCACATTCTGTCCAAGTACAACACCTTCAGCATCGACGAGGAGGACTACTATGCTGAAATCAAGTTTAATGTAAGTTTCCGTCATCTGGTTTTTTATGAATATCCTTAGAGCTGTGCAAGTAATCAGTATataaaatctaattttaaaaagacaaaaagcttTAAGTTTCACTAGAAgcttttaatattgtaatattttgtaatataataTGGAATGTACATTGTTAGAGGATTGGGGAAGAGGTTTACTGTGAAAATCAAgacaaaatgtactgtatcaCATTACCGTATCAATGTACTGGAGATAGTGTTCCACATGGCACTTCATCTTGTAACAAGAAAATGTTTCAGGtcacaaatttttatttacacgTAGTTGTGGTTGGTGAGATCAGGTATCTTGTCTTGGCAGGGGCCATGGTTGATTACCTTTGTTTAAAGGTGTATTATGATTACATGTTTGGTGCGTTGTTGCACATCCATGGGGTTTGGTTTTTCCAGGTGGTGATCCGCAGAAGGCCGCTGTTCTACACGGTCAGCCTGCTCTTGCCCAGCATCTTTCTCATGGTGATGGACATTGTAGGCTTCTACCTCCCCCCTGACAGTGGAGAGAGGGTGTCCTTTAAGATCACGCTGCTGCTGGGCTACTCAGTCTTCCTCATCATTGTCTCGGATACGCTCCCTGCCACCGCGATCGGAACACCGCTCATTGGTGAACAACAGCACTGCATTTCAACACTGAACATCAAAGCTTCAATTATATTGCGCCAATTAATTATATTGCACCAGTTCCGCCTGCATGACAAGAGCTCACGTTACAAGAACTCACACTTATGGGTTCATGTGATGTACACCTTAAAATTCCCATAACAAACTATCAATTCAAATTTAATATAGAAAACCTTCATTACACAAGCCCAGTTGACGTTGAGCACCACACAGGATGAACAGGATCCCATGTCTGGAATGTCTTCTCCTGCACATCTGATTTGTCTTGTAGCTTTCTGCTCCTCACAAGCAACTCACGGAAATCTTCTGACTTTCTAGAATATTATAAAACTACCCTCTGTCATAATGAGCCCTGAacaaaaaactatttgaaaaGAAAGTGCTAAAAGAAGTtggaaaggcaaaggaaagcctaaCCTATCAGTTTAAAATATGTCGTGTAAAAAAGCTTAGACGTAAAAGGCAAAATCACTGCAAACGACTTTAAAAtaaaggcaggaattttgcatgctcattgaaaaaaatttctgtgttttgaGGCTCTTGaaggaattatttatttttcctattCAAATGAATAGTAAACAAGTGTCTGTTTTATCGGAATTCACCTTCTGAGCAGACCTTCACCAATGAAATGCACTTGTTATGCGAGAGAAACTTTTTCACTCAGAAATTTAAAGCAACTCACCGTTGACAAAAGTTAACGCAAAACCAGCATTTCAGAACTCACATGTTGCTCATGACTCGTATTTCAGCAGTCAGTTCACACTTGGCACTTACGTGTGACCTCTGACACGGGAATACTTTGAACTGTTACCACAGGAGTCTACTTTGTGGTGTGCATGGCTCTACTGGTCATCAGCCTCACTGAGACGGTTCTCATCGTACGGCTGGTGCACAAGCAGGATCTCCAGCCCCACGTCCCAGACTGGGTGAAGCGGCTGGTGCTGGAGAAGGCTACGGCGTTACTCTGTGTTCGGAACCGGCACAAGTTCGATCCCATATCACCCAAAGGGCACGATCTGCTGCACGTGAAAGGGAATGGCATGAACACGGGTAGGCACTATTACTAGAGGCACAGTGCCAATCCCTGTGTAAAAGGTGTAAAAGCATGGAAGAGGCTCATGCTTTCCATTGCTGTCTCCTACAGCTCAATGCAGCCACCAGAACAGCGAGGTGAAGATGGATGCGGGGAGCAGAGTAGGGGCATCTTCGGGCACGAAGGGCTGTGAAGCAGTCTTGGACACCCTTCTGGCAGAGATTTCGTCCATCCGGCAGTTCCTGGAGAAGCGTGAGGAATACCGCGGGATCGCTCGGGAGTGGCTGCAGGTGGGCTACGTGCTGGACGTGCTGCTCTTCCGCATCTACCTGACGACCATGCTGGCCTACAGCGTCACGCTTGGCATCCTGTGGTCCGTGTGGCAATACGCCTGAGCGCTGGGCCAGAGAGTCGGTGGAGCGTGTAAGGAGACGCTCTGCAGCTGAGGAGATGGGAAAGAACAAATCTGTATAGTAGAGGGAAGAATGAGACACAACTATAACTCACTTAACTGGAAAAACTATGGACAAAAAAGCCACAGTGCAACATGGAAAATCCTATAAAAATCTCCTCTCcatattaaaaaatgttgttgAACACAACTGAAAGAGTCAGTCGTCAATACCataaaaccatttttatttaGACGGTAGAAAATTAGTCCCATCTCCAGTGCTGTTGTAAGATTGCACTACAAGTGGTAATGCCAATAATACAGAATTTTGCTTTCTGCAAAATAATATGGGCAGTGTAGGTAGCAGGAATTTCGTGTTGCTTTGGCGTCTCATGTTACTGTAAGGAAGACAAGTGCGCTCTAGAGATAGATGCTAACGTGGCCATTCTCTGCAGTACTTGCTCCGCTACGTATATAGTGTTTAAAATTTTAGAGACGACGAAGTGGCTCTGTCACTAACGTGTGTGAAGTATATAGAGCAAGTTTATTGATATCATAATTTGCGGTTATTCTTGTAGAAAAACAGCTCTGGAGTCAAGCTGTATccattgcattattttattatattaaaatgtgtctttAAAACCCTCTAGTCTGTTGTGACCTGttttttcaaaaccattttCGTTTGACTTCCACCTTTCTGACACACAGACAAGCAGTGTCAAACTTGCGTTTCGTATTAGAAGCCCGTTTTGCTGTTGTTCCGGCGATGTTTGTTAAATCCTCGTCGTCTTCTGGCTCGCACAGAAAATCCACTGAACCGGGAAGGAATGACCAGAGAGAGCGTTACCATAGAATGTAAAGAGAGGAAACAAATTGGATATTGAGGGTTTTGCTCATCTCAGTGCGATGAGTGACACCGTGAAGCGAAGGCTGCGGCCTCTCTGGTCTTTCCTTTCATTCTCAGCTATACTCTTGAATCATCACTTCAGGGCCTCCGAATTGGAGTCCCATTAGCTGTTTTATTCGATTAGTTTCTCGCAGCTTTATTAAGCTATTGTCTTCCACCTTTGTTCACACTGCGTTACATTGAATAGGGTTTCCCAGTCCTGCTCCGTGCTcgttttttcctccccaaaaTGACTCCGCAATTAATTAGTCTTTATTGAAAGATTCATTCATTGAACAGTGCAGTTCATCCAGAGAACAGGGTTAATCAGGGTTAAGTAACTGTGAGCTCATAAAGCAGGGGAAGGATTAGGATGCACTGATTTATTGAAATTACCCTTAACTCTGCATGGTAACTGAATAGATAGATTCTGAGCACACTTGGCACAGCATTTAACACATCTGAATGCTCTCATGCCCGTGTGCACATTTGTGAAGAAAGCCAGGGAGCTTTGGGGGCAGGTGAGCAACAGAACATGCATTGGATCCGTTCTGAACTGCGCAATAGGCACTGTGTCCCCTGCACACTGGGACCAGGGGCTATGTGTGGGTTACTTTGCAgcctacagtgctgcttgaaagtatgtgaaccttatagggatggtcattatttttgtgtaaaatatgaaaataaacttataaaatctaggTCTTAAATTATacacataaaatgaatgaatgattatgatttatgcacctgattctacttacctacttggtttaaccagcgCAGCTTGGGATTCACCTATTTTGCACCTGTACTCTTTCCAGTTACTAGTttattactcacacacacacacacacacacactggctgaaaccacttgtcccaggaacggtcgcggtgaactggagcctaaactggcaatacagggcggaaggatggagggggggacacacacccaggacgggacgccagtccattgcaaggtaccccaagcaggactcaaccccagacccgcaagagagcaggacctggctaaacccactgcgccactgcacccccgtgcCCCCAACTAGATTATTACTGGTAATTctaattaaacaaatacatggGCAATTGTATGAAAAACATGAATTGTattcaaaactgtttttctactacacacatgatttcctctaaaccaacatatggaacaAGTCactacacacctattatgtcagatgacaAAAGActggttctcattaaataaGGATTCTGTGGTAAAATTAAGCGACGCAAGGGGTTCACGTACATTCATGCAGCACTGATACATAGAGCCCATGTAGGACCTCCTGCGCAGTCCAGTGTAGCTGAATTTGATAGAAAATAGATAACTTTCCATTCCTCTCCGCCTGGTAGCAATGCAACTTCCTTACCTGATAACAGAAGAAATCAATTTGCTGTGGAACAATTTAGCTGGAAattcaataatgaaaaatgtgagcATAGgagcaagagtaaaaaaaaaaaaaagagtgatgGTGCTAACAATCCTTATATTTAGGGGGATGGCTGTGTAATTAAACCGTACgagacaaaaataattacactttGTCATACGTTGTTAAACGTTGTCTTGACctatattttcaatatttctctATGAAGTCACATTATGACAAATTTAATTATAACTCTACAGACAATAAAATCACAATCCGGAATTTACAGCGTTGCGCTGACGGAAAACTGGACCACACTAGTCAGACTTTAGTAGACTCTCCGTGAACTGTTTGCTATAATGGGCTTTAAAGTTAGACTACCTTCCTGAATAAGAGTGGACAGTAACTGCCACTGATGTAGTGATGATTCTGAAATTgtcacaattaaaatatttcaatcgACAGCCATTCTATGTAGTTCCGCAAGGGGGCGACATTTTCAGCAAACTAATTTTACTTTTGCAGTATGTACAGAGATGGGCAATAATTTTCAGGTAAGCAGAGGTGGATTAGTGGTCAAAATACTcaagtaaatgtacttttactttcaaaaaattACCCAAGCAAAAGTAGTCATCCAGAAGTATAACTGAGCAAAAAGCATGAGGTAAGAAAAGTAAAGTATAAGTTATGTTGAATCATATTAGACATTTTAATATTGTGAACCAGTAGAAATATTAACAGCTTCAATGTAGTTTTGACccatacaaaaatacatttacatatttacttttctATAAATTGTCTGCTGCTGTAAATATAATCACATCTTGTCAATAAGACttgtttacttaagaatcacaggtCTGCgactatgtctccttctcctaatgtaatgcacaaatttgtattttctctgacacgtatgtcactttggagaaaagcatctgttaaatgaataaacgtaaatgtaaatacacacacacacacacacacacacacagagagagacagataaaACTTCAAAATAGCCTTCTGTTCATTGGGTGTAAAAATATCCTCCTCTTCCATAGATGGTACCGTACACAGTTCACTGTAAGACAAACAAGAAGAAAACTTGCAGCAATTTCaatcacttttatttctttattttgtccaCATGAAGGAGAACACTGGAAGCTACACAGAGCTGTGCTGGAAATGACACTCAGTGGGAAACAAGGGCCCAGTCACTGGTGCTGGACGCCAGCAGCATCGACATCCTAAGGCAAATGAGTTCAGTGCTAGAAAGCTACGATGGACATGATGTTTATAGTGATGACCAAGGGCACACTGAAGATCATCGCTTGGGCACCCTCCACGGCTAGCCGATGAAGAAGCGCTGAGGTAGACGTAACTATGGCATCCGtcaaaaaaatacatcttcatTACACAAAATAGCGACCAGCACTTGTGCTGTCTTGTAAGTACCAAAAACAAGccagaaatggaaaacaaaacaaaacctacTGACATTTAGTCTGCAGGAGATAATAGATTCCAGAGATAATGTCAGACGAAAGAGTCTTCTGGCAACCGATCAGATTCTCTTCTGTGGAACACATGCACGGCAGCACTGCATGAAACAGGTACTCATTCTAGAAATTTCTACAACGTCCCAATAGAACACAGTGACCTTGGCAAAAACATATGCCACGAAACCTGAAATTACTCTCATCTGCATCTCAAAATATCCTCAAATCAAAAATATCTCCAAAACTGcaagaaaatgagagaaaactCACTATATATTTACAATCCTCAAAGCCTTTCATCCAAATGTAACTTTCCAGCAAAGGTGAAAGCCAATGAAGCtcgaatgcttttttttttacaaaagaaaacagtaatttCACATCAGGGAAAAATCTTCTTGAGATTTAATCAATTATCAGGtaattaatttccaaaaaagCTTAGTAGTTTGTTTTgccctttttaaaataaaaatcgaACACCAATTCAATTCTCTTTAATGGAATGTCAACACAAATGGGAATGAGCAGGTTAAACTGCCCTCGCTGGTCATTCAAGAACAGCCATAGATCCAAcgattcattttaatttaatgaattaaaacacatttttatgcatctagcccaagatctcttcagctgCAAGTTTTCATTAACACACTTATATAATCACAAATGACATATTGTGTGCAGCCATCTTTAAtagactgcagtaaaaatatcagCTGACATTTACTATATCATTTGaggcacagtgatgcagcttAAGTCAACTGAAGTGAAACAAATGTGCGCAGCCAGGATGCTTACAGGAGCCTTTAAAGTGACTTCCCACCCTCTCGTCTCCACCATGACCTACGTCTCTTCCCTCCAGGAGGTACATCACCAGTTCACAGTGTTGTCACCATTATGAGGGGGTCCAGAAAGCCAGCTGTCCTCACCCCTCAGAATGTGTTGCAATCCCTTCTTTGTAATTATTTCAAGTAGAAAGCTCTTGCTGTTTCGTAAACAGTCGATCACTGTCAGTTCCTTCTTAAACATTCACTAGACGTTTCAGGGCACGTAGACTGAAAGCGAAAAAACGGAGACCTTCACCGACGAAGCTCGGGATCTATCACAACTATTAATGTCTACAAACGCAACGGAGGCGCTGAGCAAAACaagcaaagaaatgaaaagtacagaaatacaaaatatggATTACAGAAATAACTAACAACCTCTGTGGGCTTTTATTCaagaataaatgttaatcaTAGCCTTTACTTCTTTGGATTGCTGGAGCCGAACTGTCCACCGACAGTAACACTGCATTACTTGATATGTGACTGACTGTTACAGAAAACACTGTCATGTTATAAAAGATAATTCACACATTTTCTTAGTGTAATTCTTTACTTGGATTATTGTTCAGCTAAAGACACAGGCTGCTCCAGCTATTCGTCAGGCCTCACGGTCTTTGCCGTTTCTCTTGTAAGATGGGGAGGGGAAGCAGAGaacttaaattttaatatttctttaactTGTAACCTTTCTCATctttaacacaaaaaagcaaaaattactcTTGAAGATGAATCATTAGATGAAGTTGCTACGATGCCACAATGATAAAAATTTCTTAGTAAAGAACAAAGAACGCGTATAAGCATAAAAAGAGAGGTAGCTTTCAGAACAATAAGCAACCTTTAAAAGGTGATGTTAATACAAATACCAGTTTTGGTAATAACACCACACTGCCATACATTAAGGTTTTAATCTGAACATGAAATCACACCTGAACTGCACAGCATCTCACACTTTCTTCCTTATCCAGACACATGGAAGGGGATCTAGGCGAAGGTCATTCAAGTACAATGTGCTGCaacacaccagcacacacagGCCATGCAGACAAGAGTAAGAAATGATGTTGAACACAAGAAATGAAACGGATGCAGTGGCAGCTGTCTGGGAACAAAGGTGATTCTCCAGAAACTGAATAAAACACAGTCCTCAGAATGTGACTTTTCTTCTGCTGCAAACTGAAACTGTGATGCGATTTTCATTTAATCAGCATGAAGGAATCTTCTGACTTTTTAACAGGATTTTCATGTAGAAACTTAATAAAGCTAGCATGATGCTTAGCTGAGAAATCAACATGAAAATGTGGATGATATTCCTCCTTATTACCAAGGAGTCGTACAACGTTTATGTAATTCCGGACAGCATGAAACACAGACATTACATTGCAACagttgtttgcatgtttctaaTATGCAGCTGAGCAAGCAACTGTAAATTACTGTGAACTTTACCAGGGTATCATTACACATGAAGACCCCAGCAGTCCCACAGAAAGATCAAAGTCCTCTGAATTCAACTGCCAAAGAGGCTATAGATGATAAATCTGTAGAAACAGAAAGAATCTGAGACCAGTAATACTTGGTAATTACTTTTTTACGTTATACTCAAGAAATGTTCGGGTGTAAAATGATTAGTTTTTTGTGTCCTATTCCATGAATGTCCCTTACTTCCCTTAATCAGAGGaatctttttaatttacaaatcaTATATCACTGCTGAATTTCAACTTATTTTTGCTGACTTCTTGgtgtcatgtttttaatttacctCGTTCATTTCTAGTTGAAGAACTATCACTACTTGGATTCTTGTTCTTATTCTAACGCTGCCGAATTCTGAATTCAGAGTGGGGTCCCCTCCATATGAGATGTGATCGCTAGTTTCTGAATCCATTATCAGAAGCCATCCGTAAGGATGGAGGAACCCGTCGTCTGTGTAGGTGATCAGTCAGTCAAGTGCCACTGGAAAAGAGGCTGATCGTAGTAAAGTCTGCTGGGGTCAAGCCCTGGGAGCTCCAAGGAAGACACTGAAACAGCAAAGATAATGCGTGACAAACAGATGACACCACAGGGTGTCAAACTGGTATCGCACCACCGACGAGACGGAAAAGGCAACTGTCACTCAAGTGCCACAGAAGAGCTGCACATGTGCCACAGAGAAGACATATTCCATGTTAGAAACTGGACAATCTGTGATTCCGTTAAAAGAGACATGTGGAGACATTCTCTGTAAAGCctgtattacacacactgtaaaaatgaagatAAAAGACCCTAATGTTGCTCTCCTTTCCCCACTGGCCTTTCTCATCCTGTCTCCCATTCATCCTCTTGTTCATTCCTCTTCTTGTCTGGTAGGCCTGCTGGGTGTTTGTGTGCTCTGTCTCACTGCCTGGCCCCCTTTACACGTAGCACAGGTACAGGTAACTCTTCTCTATCCTCCAGTCTGCAGGAATGTCCTCAGGCCTATGGCTCTTCATGTGCTTCTGCATGGCGGAGAGGCTGGGGCAGTACTCAAGGCAGACAGTGCACTGGTAGGGTGAGGCGCCATTGTGTGTGCGAAGATGCTTGATCATGGCTGAATAGTCCCGAGACCGCTGGTGGCACAGCTTGCACTCAAAAGGCTTTTCACCTGTGTAAGGTCACAAAAATGAGGGGAGTAGAACACACTTGAAGTCTTTGCTGAATTGGTGCTTATTATAagaatacatacaaaaaatacTCTGGGTTCTCAGCTTTTGAACATaattgggactggaagtctgttcataattcaatTTGTTCATGACTCCATGTGCAAGACTTTTAGCCTTAAAAATGATCAAGGCTAACATTGCAGATATCTCTCAATTTATTCAGAAACTGCAGTAGCGGTCAAACAATTGGCCATGTGCTGTTAACCACACAAGGCTTTCGTTAATATATTTGAGGATGAAAACAActgacatgtcttcccagctctgcTGCACCtattcccagagatgcaggacaccTGTGGGTTGCTTTGATTTCACtgttctgtccagttcatcccagaAACACGTGCATTGTTCCTCAACAAGTTATTGATCGCTAACAGTCATGATCGCCGGACAtgagctgcaaacactgtgGAGGTAAGTCAGTTAAGGTGGTTCTACACTCCTATGTGGTAAAGCAGGTTTAAGTCCCAGTCTGTGCCCCACCGTTGTCCCCCTTGGACAGCTTTGAGGGCTTTGTCTCACCTGTATGAACACGGTAATGGGTCTCCAGCTGGTGCTTGAGACTGAACTTCTTTCCACAGCCATTGCATTCGTAAGGCTTCTCGCCGGTATGGATGCGCTTGTGGGTCTTCAGAGTGGTCTCATCACGGAAGCAGCTCCCACAGAACTCACACTCAAATGGATGGTCACCTGTGAGACCACAGTGAGGTTCACAAGGCATGAAGTAGTGAGAAAACAGAGTTATACTGCTCTTGTATCTCAACAGTTTACTGATATAGCCACAGGTACACATGTGTGCAAGCATTCTTAATTAGGTAACAAGCTTTCGGCAACATTTGAGGGCTGTGGAGCAACATCAGCTGAGCAAATTAAGAGCATCACACGGGCCGACCAGACCTAAGGGGTAGATGTGTATGAAGACAAAGGAAGGATAACAGGCAGTGAATAATGTTTATAACACGGCAAGGGGACGGGAAGCTGCAGTTCATTTTCACCCCATAAACTCTTCATTTATGGAGCAGCGTTTATGGTTCCAAGGGGTGACTGTACTTTATTCTCTACACAGTCAGGAACACAGAGGTGACCTTTCCAATACTGTTGGAGTCCGTGAATATAGTGTGCGCAATGGCCAAGACAATGAGTGACAGCACAGTACATGAGCCACGAAGCCAGGTCCCTCTCTGCCTCT of Scleropages formosus chromosome 10, fSclFor1.1, whole genome shotgun sequence contains these proteins:
- the LOC108928660 gene encoding 5-hydroxytryptamine receptor 3A-like, which translates into the protein MRLAAPLWTALGVVGLLLGDSRVSSSGRCASPSRKEAGRFSNATLVRLSDYLTEGYRKGVRPVRNWTRSTTVAIDLMVYAILSVDEKNQVLTTYIWYRQQWTDEFLFWNPEDFDNVKQVSVPISNVWMPDILINEFVDVGKSPEIPYVYVGFDGVVQNYKPIQVMTACSLNIYNFPFDVQNCSLTFQSWLHTIKDINISLLRTPEEVKVDKSVFMNQGEWELLHILSKYNTFSIDEEDYYAEIKFNVVIRRRPLFYTVSLLLPSIFLMVMDIVGFYLPPDSGERVSFKITLLLGYSVFLIIVSDTLPATAIGTPLIGVYFVVCMALLVISLTETVLIVRLVHKQDLQPHVPDWVKRLVLEKATALLCVRNRHKFDPISPKGHDLLHVKGNGMNTAQCSHQNSEVKMDAGSRVGASSGTKGCEAVLDTLLAEISSIRQFLEKREEYRGIAREWLQVGYVLDVLLFRIYLTTMLAYSVTLGILWSVWQYA